From the bacterium genome, the window GTTATGTCGTCCGATACTACGGCGGTAGTGGGGTCGATGTAGACCCTTTGGCCCACGTCGATGTCCACGCCGAAGAACCAGGCTTCGACGTTGAGCCACCACACGCCCTCGGTGTCGATGTTCACCGCTTCAGTGACAGCGGTGGCCGTGCCCATGGACACCCCGCACAGCTCGAAGGTCACGCAGGGGTCGCCCTTGCGGACAAGGTCAAGCCCGGCGTCGTGGTAGGGGTGGGTGAGCACCGACTCGATGATCGAGACATAACGGCCTTCGTTCGTGCTCGAACATTCCTCCCCCGCCTCATGCTTGGTAGCATCGTAAGCGGTAGGGTCGGCCATTACCGGCGGGCGTTCGCGGCGGCCTCAGCCAGCGTCTCGGCGGCTTCCTTCGTCTTGCCCTGGCGTATATACAGCTTCGTGAGGGACTCCTTGAGGGTGCCGTTTCCTTCTCCGCCGCCCGAGCCCATTCCCTTGACCTTGCCGGATTCCGTGAGCTTTGCTACGTACTCTGTTTCGGACTTGATTGCCTCGTCCACGTGCTGCGAGAATTTCTCTTCGTCCAGCTTGCCGTCGGTTACTATGGGCTTCTTGGCCAGGCTCTCATTGAGCCGGGTCTTCGTGATCTCGGGCAGCTCGGAAGCACCGACCTTTTCACGGACGATCTTCTCCGCGGCCCTGAAAGTCTCGGCCTCCTGGAGGCGACCTACCTCGGTGAGCAGGCTTTCCTTTTCCGCTTCGAGGTTTGCCTTGGCCTCCTGCAGCTCCCGGACTTCATCGTCGTTCATTCGCTTAACCTCCTCCATGGTCTTCTTCTCAGCGTATACGGCCTGCTTGATCTCGGAGCGCAGTGACTCGATGAGGTCGGGCCGGGAGCGCTTTATCCCGTCAAGCGTGATTTCACCCCACTCTATGTCATGGGCTTTAGCCTCTTCCTTCCTCGCCGCCTCGAACATCTCCACGATCTTCCCGCCCGCCCCCGGGGTGGTGACGAAGTCCACCGAGCGCACGGCCACGATGTTCTCCACGATAGGCCCCTTGCGGCCCTCGGCCTCCCCCAGCTTGCGGGTGCCGAGCGCGCGGTGTGAAAGACCGATGTGCGGGGCCAGCTCCTCCACGGCGTCCCGGTACGGGCCGAAGACCTTAGCCCTGGCGTAGACCCCCGGACCGTCCGGTCCCATGGGGTCCCAGGCTGCGTCCTCTATGGTCTCAGCCGCAAGGTCCCTGATGGAGCGCTCCGGCCTCTCCCGCTCCTCAGTCCTGGTGGGGTGGTCCCAGTACATCTTCGTCCCGGCCTTGTAAGCCGCAGCCCCCTTCTCCAGCACGTTCGGGCTGTAGTAGCCGGACGCCCCCCAGCCGGGCTCGATGATCTTCACCGGGAGTATGCCGTCATCGGATACGGCCTTCTCGGTGAGGGCCACGAAGTCGCCCTCTATCTCCGCCTCGGCTGACTCGGCCGCTCCAACCGGCACGTAATCTGTTTCCTCTTGCACCTCGACGGGATCTCCGAGCGTTGGCTGCTGGTCCGCGCCGAATGAGTAGGTCACCTTGAAGAGCTTGCCGTCGACTTCGTAAACCAGGTAATCATCGTAGGTGTCCTTTACCCAGGGGCCGTCAACATCGGTGCGGCCCACCCCAGCCTTCTCCCTGACCGCAAAGCGCAGCCGGTCCAGCATCTCGTTTACGCTGAGGCCGGCCACCTCCTTGAGCGTTGCCTTCATCTCTGCACTCTCCTTATGACTCGAAAGGTTTTTCTCGGCCAGCTTATCGGCCTTGGCCTGCGCTTTAGCCTTGGCCTTATCGTCCAACTTGGACTGGGGTATGCGGGCAAGGGCGTTACGGAGGTGGGGCAGGTCCAGCTTGCCCTCCTCGTCATAGACCGGGAAGTGGCGCAGGCTGCGGGGTTTGGTCTTGCCGTCTTCCTTCTCCCCCCCGGGCTCGATGTAGAGGAAGGCGGAATCAGGGAGGTCGTTTATGTATGCGGCGGTCCATGTGGCCTCCCTCAGCTCCTTGACGTGAGCGTTCGCGGCAGCTATGGCCAGGGCCTCGCACATCTCATCCTTGCCCCCGCGCTTCTTCTGCCGGGAGAAGGTGTCATTGGCCACCCGTAGCCAGGCCTCCTTATCCTCGACCTCTTTGAGGTGCGGGTCATCGAGGGTGAACATCAGTCCTCCTTCATCCTGTAATGGACGTCGCAGCGGCAGCCGGGGAAGCGGGGGGAGGCCGCATCGCCGGAGGGAAAGTCCTCATCTATCGGTATCCACCCCGCGGCGGTGTTATCTCTGCAGCCGTCACTCACCCGGGAGTCGCCCGAGTTCATCCAGTACTTCTCCATCTCGAGACCGGCGGCCTGGAGACCTAAAGCCGTCTGCAGGTTGGCTTCCTCATAGGCCATCCTGGACTCGGTCACCGCTACCAGGTGGGCGCGGCTCTCGATATGAAGCTGGGGCTTTAGGCCCGCGAAGCCGTCGAAGCGGTCCTTGATGGCCTTGGCCGTCTTGCCGTAAGACCAGCCCTCATCGGCGGCGTGGGTTAGCAGGGTCCTCATCTGGTCCCGGGTGGTCGCGTCTATCTTCGTCACCATACTGGCGGCATGGTCCTCTAAGAACTTGACCGCCTTTGGGTTATCGAGACTGAAGGCTTTCTCGGCGAAGTCCTCCGCGCCGAACTGGGCGATGAAGTCCTTGGCCGCCTCGTCCATCACCGGTCCCAGTATCTCCACCAGCCCCATAGACATCTCTTCCGCAGTGGCGCCGGAGACTGCGGCCATGATCTTCTCAAGCTCGTCCCGGGCCGATTCCTCCATGGGGTACTCGGCCTTATAGCGCTCGTGCTCCCTTGCGAACACCCGGCCCTGCTCGCTGAACAGCCTGCTCATGAGCTTCTCTATCTTGCGCTCGGCAGGTTCCACTACCCTCAGCTTGTCCGCCCGGGAGACCGCCTCCAGGAAGGCGTCTATGGCCTCAGTCAGCCGAGAGAGCGCGTCTAACGTCAGCAAGGACGTCCCTCATTTCCGTTACCGCCGCCACCATCTGTTGCTCGGCCTCCCCCGGCTCCCCCTCGGGGAACATGTCGTCGAGCAGCTGGTCTATGTTCTCCACGTCCAGGGCTATGAGCAGCATGCGGGAGAGGGTCTTCAGGTCGGGGATGGTCCCCGCGGGGGCTTTCCCGTCCAGGGTGGCAGCTGAGATTATCGCCTTGATAGCGTCGTCCGGGTCGTGCTCCAGGATGGGCGGGAAGTCGCAGGTGACCTCGGCCCGCATGTCCTCCCCGGTTTCGGGGTCCGGCCCCAGCTCGACACCGGGGGGCTCGTCCTCATCGTCCTCTGAGTAAACGAGGTGGCCGTCCAGGTCCCCGTATTTAACGGCCTGGACGATGGCGTACCCGCAGAGAGTGGAGAAGACCGAGGCCCACAGCTTCTGCCGCGAGACGAACTTGAGTTCGGTCGGACGGTCCAAAGATTTAGCCGTGGCGAGCGTCCCCACACTGACGTCCCCGAAGAAGGTCTCCGGCAGGCCCACGGCGGCGGCCACCATGAGCAGCAGGCGCCTGCCGTCCTGGGCGGAGGTGGTGGCGCCCCCCGTCCTTACCGCATCCAGCTTGACCCCCTCGGTGGAGATGAAGGTGGAAGCGGTGAGCGGCGGCGGGTTGGTCTCCCCTGAAGACGTCCCCAGGGTG encodes:
- a CDS encoding DUF2190 family protein, with amino-acid sequence MADPTAYDATKHEAGEECSSTNEGRYVSIIESVLTHPYHDAGLDLVRKGDPCVTFELCGVSMGTATAVTEAVNIDTEGVWWLNVEAWFFGVDIDVGQRVYIDPTTAVVSDDITGMPFGWALGPVTYEETELIAVKVHSTEWLFWVFWWFFQEEGPK
- a CDS encoding phage minor head protein — its product is MLTLDALSRLTEAIDAFLEAVSRADKLRVVEPAERKIEKLMSRLFSEQGRVFAREHERYKAEYPMEESARDELEKIMAAVSGATAEEMSMGLVEILGPVMDEAAKDFIAQFGAEDFAEKAFSLDNPKAVKFLEDHAASMVTKIDATTRDQMRTLLTHAADEGWSYGKTAKAIKDRFDGFAGLKPQLHIESRAHLVAVTESRMAYEEANLQTALGLQAAGLEMEKYWMNSGDSRVSDGCRDNTAAGWIPIDEDFPSGDAASPRFPGCRCDVHYRMKED